One segment of Carya illinoinensis cultivar Pawnee chromosome 13, C.illinoinensisPawnee_v1, whole genome shotgun sequence DNA contains the following:
- the LOC122292724 gene encoding uncharacterized protein At1g08160-like: MADPTISQPPQAAAQQIRHRRGHLHQRLLRYTAIVLLALMILIAISVLIAWLVIRPKRLVFTVEGGSVHNFNLTHDQHLTATFGFSIISYNPNRRVSFYYDSIEVWASYDDHDIAFSAVDPFFQPHRNVTRLYVKLAAQNVSLSRSISRELRLDKSRGQVELTVLLDTRVRLKVGSWKSRDRILRIWCSPVFDLVHLSSSNNFHMKYCDLEL, encoded by the coding sequence ATGGCGGATCCAACAATATCTCAGCCCCCACAAGCAGCAGCGCAGCAGATCAGACACCGCCGCGGCCACCTTCACCAAAGGCTGCTGCGATACACGGCTATAGTCTTGCTCGCCCTGATGATACTGATAGCCATATCCGTGCTCATCGCCTGGCTTGTAATCAGACCTAAACGACTCGTTTTCACCGTCGAAGGTGGTTCTGTCCATAATTTCAACTTAACCCACGACCAGCACCTCACTGCCACCTTCGGTTTCTCCATAATATCCTATAATCCAAACCGCAGAGTGTCCTTCTACTATGATTCCATCGAGGTTTGGGCGAGTTATGATGATCATGACATTGCTTTCAGCGCCGTCGATCCTTTCTTTCAACCTCATCGGAATGTGACTCGGTTGTATGTGAAGCTTGCTGCTCAGAACGTTTCGCTGTCGAGGTCGATATCTCGAGAGCTCAGGCTCGATAAATCGCGGGGACAGGTCGAATTAACTGTTCTGCTGGACACAAGGGTGAGGCTTAAGGTGGGATCGTGGAAGTCTCGAGATCGTATTCTGAGGATTTGGTGTTCTCCTGTCTTCGACCTGGTGCACTTGTCTTCTTCCAACAACTTTCATATGAAATATTGCGATCTTGAGCTTTGA